Genomic segment of Planctomycetia bacterium:
CCGTAGCGCCGACGAACGCCGTCGACCAGCACATCATGGTCACGCTCGGAGCCGACGACGAAACGTACGTCAACCAAGATCGGGTCGACGAATCGCAGTTGCTGTCGAAGCTGAGCGAAGTGCTCGCCCCCCAGAAAGAGAAAGTCGTGACGATCCGCGGCGACGAGAAGATCCCCTACGGCCGGTTCGTGAAAGCGCTCGAAGCCGCCAAAGCGGCCGGTGCGTCCGACGTGAACGTAGCCCATGCCGTGCCGGATTAAGCCGGCGCCGATGAACCCTTTGCGAATGCCCCTTTTGCTAATCAACGTGCGATGACCCCTGAAACGCTGCTCGAATCTTCCGCTACCGAAGCGCCTACGGCCGAAGCGATCATCGCCGAACATCTGGCGACTGCGAAGCGGCAATCGCTCACGGACCCTGCCGATCGCCCCAACGAAAACACTTCGTCCCGCGCCAAGCTCTATCGTTTGTTCTGGCGCTGGCACTTCTACGCGGGCATGTTCGTCGCCCCGATCATTCTCACCGCTTCGATCACCGGCGGGCTCTACGTGTTCATCGATGAGTTGGTGCCGCTCATGTATCCCGAGCTGATGTCGGCCGAGCCGCCGGCCGCGGGTGCTCGAAACCTGACGCTGGCCGAGCTCGGCACGGCCGTGATGAAAGAGCATCCGCAAGCGAAGCTCCTCTCCGTAGCGCAGCCGGTCGCGCCGGGTTTGAACGCCGAACTCGCGATGCAACTCGGCAAAGATCGGCGCACGGCCATGGTCGACCCCACGACCGGCCGAGTCGCCGGCCTCTACGACGGCGGCAGTTCGTTCTTCGGCATCGTGCTCGGTTTGCATCGTCGCTTGTTGTTGGGAACGCCGGGCCGCATCACGGTCGAGCTGGCCGCTTCGTGGGGAATTGTCTTGATCATCACCGGCACGTATCTGTGGTGGCCGCGCCGCACCGGCCGCGCGGCTTCGCCCGGTGCCGGCGTTTGGTATCCGCGCCTGCGTGCTCCGCTGACGGTCGTCTTGCGCGATCTGCATACGGTCGTCGGTTTCTACGGCGTGGCGACCGCCGCAATCATCCTCGCCACCGGCTTGTTCTTCACGCAGTTTTTCGGCAACGGCTACAAGATGCTGACGAACAACTTCGGCTCGGCTCCGGCCGTGATGAAGCAAGCGCCGAAGTCGGAGCCCGCCAATGGGCGAGCGCGCATCTCGCCCGACGCGGCGTTGAGCACCGCCGAAGCGTTGTTGCCCGGCCAAGGCCCGATCCGTGTCGGCGTTCCTGCCTCGCCGACCGATTCGTTCCGCGTGCAACGGGTCGACGATTCGAGTCCGACGTTGAAGACGACCGTGTTCGTCGATGCGTACTCGGGCAAGGTCAACGGTTCGTTCGGTTGGGACGACATTTCGACGTTGCATAAAATTCGCTCAAGCATCTATCCGATTCACGTCGGCTCGATCTATGGCTTGCCGACGAAGATTCTCGCCCTGCTGACTTGCCTGGCTCTGACGTTGCTTTCGATCACCGGCGTATGGATGTGGTGGCGCCGCCGGCCGCGCGGCACATGGGGCCTCGCCCCGTCGACGGCGAACATCGCGATCCCGCGCTGGCTGCTCGGCTTGATCGTCGTCTTGGGTGTTTTAATGCCGGCCATGGGGATGTCGCTCGCGTTGATCCTCGTCGTCGACTTCGCTGTTGTCCGCTTCCTGGCTTTCCGTCGGCGATCGTCGGCTGCGGGTTAACGACACCGCTCGGGCTGCCCCTCTCGGCCGCTGGTTCATCCCCACGGAGAAGGCCCGGGTAGCGAGATTTTCGGCGAAAGGCTAAAACCGGCTTAGCTGGATTTAGCCGCTCGTCTCTCTTGCCGCCGCTCCTCGATATGAACCAGGTTCTCTTTCTCTGCACCGGCAACTACTACCGCAGTCGCTACGCCGAGATTATGTTCAACGTCCTCGCGCAGCGCGAGGGGCTTCCGCATCGAGCGTTCTCGCGCGGCTTGGCGCCGAGCCCGCTGAACGTCGGCCCGATGTCGCCCCACACGATCGCCGCGCTGACCCGCCTCGGTATCGAACACGC
This window contains:
- a CDS encoding biopolymer transporter ExbD, with the translated sequence MALQIPRRRRKPISIDMSPLIDCIFQLLIFFMLSSTFLTPSIKLTLPTAVAPTNAVDQHIMVTLGADDETYVNQDRVDESQLLSKLSEVLAPQKEKVVTIRGDEKIPYGRFVKALEAAKAAGASDVNVAHAVPD
- a CDS encoding PepSY domain-containing protein, translating into MTPETLLESSATEAPTAEAIIAEHLATAKRQSLTDPADRPNENTSSRAKLYRLFWRWHFYAGMFVAPIILTASITGGLYVFIDELVPLMYPELMSAEPPAAGARNLTLAELGTAVMKEHPQAKLLSVAQPVAPGLNAELAMQLGKDRRTAMVDPTTGRVAGLYDGGSSFFGIVLGLHRRLLLGTPGRITVELAASWGIVLIITGTYLWWPRRTGRAASPGAGVWYPRLRAPLTVVLRDLHTVVGFYGVATAAIILATGLFFTQFFGNGYKMLTNNFGSAPAVMKQAPKSEPANGRARISPDAALSTAEALLPGQGPIRVGVPASPTDSFRVQRVDDSSPTLKTTVFVDAYSGKVNGSFGWDDISTLHKIRSSIYPIHVGSIYGLPTKILALLTCLALTLLSITGVWMWWRRRPRGTWGLAPSTANIAIPRWLLGLIVVLGVLMPAMGMSLALILVVDFAVVRFLAFRRRSSAAG